One genomic region from Rosa rugosa chromosome 1, drRosRugo1.1, whole genome shotgun sequence encodes:
- the LOC133725430 gene encoding protein FAR1-RELATED SEQUENCE 5-like, translating into MGIGSLIRWLMDSENLNETENNEEAIEEVILGKEFMDVESASKFYKNYGGKHGFNVRIRNSRKNSENFVTWVRYCCSKEGFQVKDKRHTNASYSQPVTRCGCQVHLTMLLQKNGNFQVVSFQKSHNHALISTSMKHLLKVNRSISEAQKAHADDAEHSGFSIKATVELMSREVGGPENLGFSQKDYMNYIHRKRMSKMEKGDAGAIM; encoded by the exons ATGGGTATTGGATCTCTGATTAGGTG GTTAATGGATAGTGAAAATT TGAATGAAACTGAAAACAATGAAGAGGCAATTGAAGAGGTCATACTTGGAAAAGAGTTTATGGATGTTGAGAGTGCATCTAAGTTCTATAAGAATTATGGTGGCAAACATGGATTCAATGTGAGGATAAGAAACAGTAGAAAAAACAGTGAGAATTTTGTGACATGGGTACGTtattgttgttcaaaagaaggttttcaAGTAAAGGACAAGCGTCATACAAATGCATCTTATTCTCAACCAGTTACAAGATGTGGTTGTCAAGTGCATCTGACCATGCTACTTCAGAAGAATGGAAATTTCCAGGTTGTCTCATTTCAGAAAAGTCATAATCATGCCTTGATTAGTACTTCAATGAAGCATTTGCTTAAGGTCAATAGAAGTATATCTGAGGCACAAAAAGCACATGCAGATGATGCTGAACATTCTGGTTTCTCCATAAAAGCAACTGTGGAGTTGATGAGTAGAGAAGTAGGAGGGCCAGAGAACCTTGGATTTTCACAGAAGGATTACATGAATTACATACATAGAAAGCGAATGTCTAAAATGGAAAAGGGAGATGCAGGTGCTATAATGTAG
- the LOC133729441 gene encoding receptor protein kinase CLAVATA1-like, producing the protein MILNKRMVPVGSRFWHNLLHISFIFLFLPQCCSYSSDLDALLMLKKSMIGPQGSGLEDWEPSSRYYCSFSGVSCDHQSRVVALNVTSFPLFGSIPVEIGLLNKLINLTIADDSLAGSLPLEIANLTSLKLLNISKNVFSGRFPGEIILRMTELEVLDAYDNDFIGSLPLEIASLKKLKYLDLGGSFFTGEIPGNYSNIHNLEYLALSGNLLAGKLPASLARLKNLKEFHVQYLNNFDGGIPPELGMLESLQVLDMAGCDLSGTIPTTLGFLKNLHSLYIWDNRLSGNIPPELSGMAKLMNLDLSENELTGEIPESFSKLKNLTLLNLFKNNLHGQIPNFIGDLPHLEMLQVWNNNFTFALPESLGRNGRLIYIDVSGNRLTGLIPLDLCKGRRLSVLILKDNQFFGSIPEELGRCKSLEDIQLMRNTLTGAIPAGIFSLPNLFFIMLDDNQLSGELPMQMLGAPLEGLTLSRNQISGKIPSTIGSFKDLQTLLLDNNRFSGQVPKEIFSLQSLNRLNMSTNEFGGEIPAAISDCSSLTSLDLSQNTLVGEIPRGIGKLFQIGILNFSRNKLTGPIPVEFKYMANLTTLDLSYNNFIGRIPTAGQFLVFNNASFNGNPHLCLPRNVSCSSYNHPRPRDHKVIIAGLTGALVTLLLMPLLIYVLIWVYRKQKIRKIEKCGSWKLTVFQVQHDLNIEDVLQCLNAENIIGRGGAGVVYRGTMPNGDHVAIKRLKRDQGFSAEIKTLGQIKHRNIVRLLGYMSNMDTNLLLYEYMPNGSLGQLLHGSNGGHLEWEMRYKIAVEAAKGLCYLHHDCLPLIIHRDVKSYNILLDSNFEAHIADFGLAKYFQGPTDCMSSFAGTFGYIAPEYGRTMKVDEKIDVYSFGVVLLELVTGRKPVVELVEEVMNIVSWVSQTTSQIAQPSTTSSVLTVMDSRLSGFPLASVEHVFKIAMMCVDNHSPARPTMREVVYFLTNPPCSAPGMTNP; encoded by the exons ATGATACTGAACAAGAGGATGGTACCGGTAGGCTCCCGCTTTTGGCATAATCTCCTCcacatttctttcattttccttttccttccaCAATGTTGTTCCTACTCTAGTGACCTTGACGCACTGTTGATGCTCAAGAAATCCATGATTGGACCCCAAGGTTCGGGGCTAGAGGACTGGGAGCCCTCTTCTCGCTACTACTGCTCCTTCTCTGGAGTTTCATGTGACCACCAATCACGAGTTGTTGCTCTTAACGTGACCAGTTTTCCTCTGTTTGGCTCGATTCCGGTGGAGATTGGGCTTCTGAACAAGCTCATCAACCTCACCATTGCCGACGACAGCTTAGCAGGGAGTCTTCCACTGGAGATCGCCAACCTGACTTCATTAAAGCTTTTGAACATCTCCAAGAACGTCTTCAGTGGAAGGTTTCCTGGAGAAATCATACTCCGAATGACGGAGCTTGAGGTTCTCGACGCCTACGACAACGACTTTATTGGGAGCCTTCCCCTTGAGATCGCCAGTCTCAAAAAGCTCAAATATCTAGATCTTGGCGGGAGCTTCTTCACCGGGGAAATTCCCGGAAATtattcaaatattcataacttagaATATTTGGCCCTCAGCGGTAACTTGCTTGCCGGAAAACTTCCGGCCAGCTTGGCTCGGTTGAAGAATCTCAAGGAATTTCATGTCCAGTACTTAAACAATTTCGACGGTGGAATTCCACCTGAGTTGGGGATGTTAGAGTCGCTGCAAGTGCTTGACATGGCCGGCTGTGACCTCTCCGGCACGATTCCGACGACTCTGGGCTTTTTGAAGAACTTACACTCGCTGTATATATGGGATAACCGTTTGAGTGGTAATATACCTCCAGAACTTTCGGGTATGGCCAAACTTATGAATCTGGACCTCTCTGAAAACGAACTCACCGGTGAAATACCAGAGAGTTTCTCAAAGCTCAAGAACCTTACACTTCTCAACCTGTTTAAGAACAATCTCCACGGCCAGATACCCAACTTTATTGGTGATCTTCCTCATCTGGAGATGCTTCAAGTTTGGAACAACAACTTTACATTTGCTCTACCGGAGAGTCTTGGCCGGAATGGAAGACTTATTTACATTGATGTAAGCGGAAACCGCCTCACCGGGCTGATTCCTCTCGATCTGTGCAAGGGAAGGAGGTTGAGTGTGTTGATTCTGAAGGATAATCAATTCTTTGGCTCGATTCCAGAGGAATTGGGCCGGTGCAAGTCTCTCGAGGATATCCAATTGATGAGAAACACACTCACAGGGGCTATTCCTGCTGGAATCTTCAGCTTACCTAATTTGTTCTTTATTATGCTCGACGATAACCAATTGTCTGGAGAACTTCCGATGCAGATGTTGGGTGCCCCACTCGAAGGCCTCACACTTTCCCGGAATCAGATTTCTGGAAAAATCCCATCCACCATTGGTTCATTCAAGGACTTACAAACTCTTTTGCTGGATAACAACAGATTCTCCGGGCAAGTACCAAAAGAAATCTTCAGTTTACAATCGTTAAACAGACTCAACATGAGCACCAACGAATTCGGTGGTGAAATTCCGGCTGCAATTTCTGACTGTTCCTCTCTAACGTCCCTAGATTTAAGTCAAAACACTTTAGTTGGGGAAATCCCAAGAGGGATAGGCAAACTCTTTCAGATTGGCATTCTTAATTTCTCAAGGAACAAGCTAACAGGTCCAATACCTGTGGAATTCAAATACATGGCGAACCTTACAACTTTGGATCTCTCCTATAACAATTTCATTGGTAGGATCCCAACCGCAGGTCAGTTTTTAGTGTTCAACAACGCTTCATTTAATGGAAATCCACATTTGTGTTTGCCGAGAAATGTTTCATGCAGCTCCTATAACCACCCACGACCTCGAGACCATAAAGTCATCATTGCTGGACTCACTGGAGCTCTGGTAACTTTGCTACTCATGCCGCTTCTCATATATGTACTTATCTGGGTTTATAGGAAGCAAAAGATCAGAAAGATTGAGAAATGTGGCTCTTGGAAGCTCACAGTTTTCCAAGTACAGCATGATCTCAATATAGAGGACGTTCTCCAGTGCCTAAACGCAGAGAACATTATCGGCAGGGGTGGTGCTGGAGTTGTCTACCGAGGGACAATGCCAAATGGTGATCATGTCGCCATCAAGCGGTTGAAGAGGGATCAGGGATTTTCGGCTGAAATTAAAACATTGGGACAAATCAAGCACCGGAATATAGTGAGGCTGTTGGGGTACATGTCAAACATGGACACTAATTTGTTGTTGTACGAGTACATGCCTAATGGTAGCTTGGGACAGCTTTTGCATGGGTCTAATGGAGGGCATTTGGAGTGGGAAATGAGGTACAAGATTGCTGTGGAAGCTGCAAAGGGATTGTGTTATCTCCACCATGATTGCTTGCCTCTGATTATACACAGGGATGTAAAGTCCTATAACATCTTGCTGGACTCTAATTTCGAAGCTCATATTGCTGATTTCGGGCTTGCCAAGTACTTTCAAGGACCAACAGATTGCATGTCTTCGTTTGCTGGTACCTTTGGTTACATTGCCCCAG AGTATGGTCGCACAATGAAAGTGGATGAGAAAATTGATGTGTACAGCTTTGGTGTGGTTCTGCTGGAACTAGTAACAGGGAGGAAACCAGTGGTGGAACTAGTAGAAGAAGTTATGAACATAGTAAGTTGGGTAAGTCAAACCACATCACAAATCGCTCAGCCATCCACTACATCATCTGTACTCACAGTAATGGACTCCAGGCTCAGTGGGTTCCCACTGGCAAGTGTCGAGCATGTGTTCAAGATAGCTATGATGTGCGTCGACAATCACAGCCCTGCAAGACCTACGATGAGGGAAGTCGTCTACTTCCTCACTAATCCTCCTTGTTCTGCTCCAGGCATGACAAACCCTTAG
- the LOC133725438 gene encoding serine carboxypeptidase-like 18, which yields MPYYNYDLHYNGSIPTIIMNPYSWTKVANIIFIDAPVGAGFSYSTTSEGYYTSDTKSAAQTYTFLRKWLYAHPRFQGNQLYIGGDSYSGLIVPILLKNILEGLESGSRPRMQLQGYLLGNPVSDSFIDVNER from the exons ATGCCCTACTATAATTATGATCTGCATTACAATGGAAGCATACCCACTATAATTATGAATCCATATTCATGGACCAAG GTGGCCAACATAATCTTTATAGATGCACCAGTTGGTGCTGGGTTTTCATACTCTACAACCTCGGAAGGGTACTATACTTCCGATACAAAATCAGCTGCACAGACCTATACTTTCTTAAGAAAG TGGTTATATGCACACCCAAGGTTTCAGGGAAATCAACTGTACATTGGTGGTGACTCATATTCAGGACTTATTGTTCCCATTCTTCTTAAGAATATACTAGAAG GTTTAGAGTCTGGGTCAAGGCCAAGAATGCAACTCCAA GGATACTTGCTTGGAAATCCAGTTTCAGATTCTTTTATTGATGTAAATGAGAGG